The following coding sequences lie in one Euhalothece natronophila Z-M001 genomic window:
- a CDS encoding DUF4126 domain-containing protein: protein MEILIAICLGVTLSAACGFRIFIPPLIMSGAALYGDLELASEFAWMGTPVALITFAVATVVEITAYFLPVVDNLLDTIEIPVAITIGTAISGSMLGDVDPVLQWSLAAIGGGGTAGTVEGFTSVTRLASTGMTGGLGNVIISTIEALSATVLTLLGLFVPLLAGVVVLFILIVAGRKLIRFFTKKRRDREKVNN from the coding sequence ATGGAAATTTTAATTGCCATTTGTTTAGGAGTCACGCTGAGTGCTGCTTGTGGGTTTCGGATTTTTATTCCTCCGTTGATCATGAGTGGTGCAGCCTTGTATGGAGATTTGGAGTTAGCGTCTGAATTTGCATGGATGGGAACTCCCGTTGCACTGATTACTTTTGCTGTTGCAACGGTAGTGGAAATTACTGCCTATTTTCTGCCTGTGGTGGATAATTTGTTAGATACTATTGAAATTCCCGTTGCGATCACCATTGGGACGGCAATTTCGGGATCAATGTTAGGAGATGTGGATCCAGTTTTACAATGGAGTTTAGCTGCGATCGGAGGGGGTGGAACGGCGGGAACTGTGGAAGGATTTACCAGTGTCACTCGACTCGCATCAACGGGAATGACAGGGGGATTGGGTAATGTGATTATTTCGACGATAGAAGCCTTAAGCGCAACCGTTTTAACGCTTTTAGGGTTGTTTGTGCCTCTTTTAGCAGGCGTGGTGGTACTTTTTATCTTAATTGTAGCTGGACGAAAATTAATTCGCTTTTTCACGAAAAAAAGGCGCGATCGAGAGAAAGTTAATAATTAA
- a CDS encoding tetratricopeptide repeat protein — MLNLNVIKGIARKEIGDIEGAIADFNEAIRSQPDDDFAYLQRGLIRKDQLNFDDAIADYTEAIRLNPDYTEAYYERGLARIGQGNLEGAIADFTEAVGLNSDYTEAYYERGLVYLEKMNLESAIADFTEVVRVNSDYAEAYYNRGKTYWQQGNLESAIADFTEVVRVNPDYTEAYYSRGKTYWKQGNLKEAIADFTKVIRVKPDYTDAYNDRGLVYLEKGDSDSAIADFNEAIRLNPDDPQAYYNRGNVRSNQADLDSAIADLNEAIRLNPDDSEVYKQRAIFYYNQGYLESAIADLNEAIRLNPDDPQAYKKRGFAYYNKGNFKGAIADLSKQVVLIIITSFFWVVEKLSPKSLLAANQSFPKLKPVKFPINETQIWKLLFSLSRFKFARYLALKAMNYDFIRNWVIKRAQSEISGQVSEIWNWSSAQLGNFFEGAIDSKEDQNKNHFKGLDKGTKLENILWNDPDYQNGIKQSAIVSHEDYPFAKDALENTEFKLKELEEKLTQTLTDIKNQINQQAKAETAQEVIDRLDETTQALKEEIKTKLKAVQDSLEEKKRNLDSFTIAFIGRTKAGKSTLHSILTEQGWSEIGDGEQRTTRQNRFYEWNNIRIIDTPGIGAPGGKTDEETAQSIINEADLVVFVVTNDSQQESEFQFLKLLKENAKPLCILLNLRKNLNDSRRGQYELKRLLENPNRVFDNKEMQGHFNRIRGYTEKYYGNDYFSIIPVMLLAAQLSYEDKHEHQKEELWEASRIENFLEQIRLSIVEQAGIRRSQNLLGSTVKVIEEANIWTKEQATSYQTLAETIKNKQETLQQDIDKAIEETEKNLESIINELFAEIRKIVPEFADQHWNDSADELEKAWKVKLNYLNFEKKLNDSLEEESNHFTNKVQQLLEELGKDLQFTAKSGGIKGFKLNDQNPYHLKEAPGLAGGLFGIAGAIAFLVPGGFIPGIVMEVVGAVIGLIAKPKAEIKKEAINKITKSLRQQIDQKEKELTNQVTAAFQRHCNPVKREINTYLDQLISGLTTISEELQTTEYNLEEQVNFLNCAYGKRIIDWSQNHYEPLTQEAINHEIVSVNREIGKRITIKAKNQLTITRSQEELDSILQEKVILQISDIPKKRASKRRKQMNTYHHYDSKFEVNEISQRFHTHLNQFKQILSSQEEEQLKEIQNQLSQELDHYYQHGILTIAFIGQYSAGKSTIISALTGKRDIYIDADIATDTTALYDWNGIKIIDTPGLYTERTEHDQITYDAIEKADLLVFCLTNNLFDQITADNFKKLAYDKEYAGKMMLVVNKMSQEAGEQQELIENYKKTLAKTLEPYPLENFSLSFIDAKDYCDGIDEEDDLLIELSGFSEFLQSLNQFIEEKRIMARLDTPVRITLSKLNDAELAVQRDENEEDDYLELVNRCARRVEEERKRFRTEVKTIALELNSKVRKEATPLVDKIGTIESQEEANKLSNQADENIQQHCDSAQKSLENVANKAQVSLRDSLQELLDAEFTQVLIERLEKQTNVSPDGLHRSEGREEQLNELLKLGEFVSNNLYQSAQNFIPLVGKDGFLSSWNVIGSPLHKGVYEVGKFLGVNFKPFQAVNIAKNLGNAGKVAGKVLGPAMVIVTAAMEVKNFQEEKQKSEELSEDYKQINSQFTELAQQFQTQLESIAQEVEKQIYDETAEKIEQMREAHNQNINQNQEQVQQLAKLRQEFKQILSEISSY, encoded by the coding sequence ATGCTAAATTTAAATGTGATAAAAGGGATTGCTCGTAAAGAAATCGGAGATATAGAAGGCGCGATCGCTGATTTTAATGAGGCGATTCGTTCTCAACCTGACGATGATTTTGCCTACCTTCAGCGAGGGCTAATTCGCAAGGATCAACTCAATTTTGATGATGCGATTGCTGATTATACTGAGGCAATTCGTCTTAATCCTGATTATACTGAGGCTTATTATGAGCGTGGGCTGGCTCGTATTGGTCAAGGGAATTTAGAAGGTGCGATCGCTGATTTTACTGAAGCAGTTGGTCTTAATTCTGATTATACTGAGGCTTATTATGAGCGTGGGCTGGTTTATCTTGAGAAGATGAACTTAGAAAGCGCGATCGCTGATTTTACTGAAGTAGTTCGGGTTAATTCTGATTATGCTGAAGCCTATTATAACCGAGGAAAAACTTATTGGCAACAAGGGAATTTAGAAAGCGCGATCGCTGATTTTACTGAAGTAGTTCGGGTTAATCCTGATTATACCGAAGCCTATTACAGCCGAGGAAAAACTTATTGGAAGCAAGGGAATTTAAAAGAGGCGATCGCTGATTTTACCAAGGTAATTCGTGTCAAGCCTGATTATACTGACGCTTACAATGATCGAGGGCTGGTTTACCTTGAGAAAGGAGATTCAGATAGCGCGATCGCTGATTTTAATGAAGCCATTCGTCTAAATCCTGATGATCCTCAAGCCTACTATAACCGAGGAAATGTTCGCTCTAATCAAGCAGATTTAGATAGCGCGATCGCTGATCTTAATGAAGCCATTCGTCTAAATCCTGATGATTCTGAAGTCTATAAACAACGAGCAATTTTCTATTATAATCAAGGCTACTTAGAAAGCGCGATCGCTGATTTAAATGAAGCCATTCGTCTGAATCCTGATGATCCTCAAGCCTATAAGAAACGAGGATTTGCTTACTATAATAAAGGCAACTTCAAGGGAGCAATCGCTGATTTAAGCAAGCAAGTTGTCTTAATTATCATTACTAGCTTTTTTTGGGTAGTAGAAAAGTTATCTCCAAAGTCTCTTTTAGCTGCTAATCAGTCTTTTCCAAAACTTAAACCAGTAAAATTCCCCATTAATGAAACACAGATATGGAAACTCTTGTTCTCACTTAGTCGCTTCAAGTTTGCCCGTTATTTAGCATTGAAAGCGATGAATTATGACTTTATTAGAAATTGGGTAATTAAAAGGGCTCAGTCTGAAATTTCAGGACAGGTATCGGAGATATGGAATTGGTCATCAGCGCAACTAGGAAATTTTTTTGAGGGTGCAATTGATTCTAAAGAGGATCAAAATAAAAATCATTTTAAGGGTTTAGATAAGGGGACTAAACTAGAAAATATTTTATGGAATGATCCTGACTATCAAAATGGAATTAAACAGAGCGCGATCGTCTCCCATGAAGATTATCCATTTGCCAAAGATGCGTTAGAAAACACGGAATTCAAACTGAAGGAATTAGAAGAGAAACTGACTCAAACCCTTACCGATATCAAAAATCAGATTAATCAACAAGCAAAAGCAGAAACCGCCCAAGAAGTGATTGATCGTTTGGATGAAACAACTCAGGCTCTTAAAGAGGAAATTAAAACCAAACTGAAAGCAGTTCAAGATTCTCTAGAAGAGAAAAAGAGAAATCTGGATTCTTTTACAATTGCGTTTATAGGAAGAACGAAAGCAGGTAAGAGTACCTTACATTCAATTTTAACTGAACAAGGATGGAGTGAGATTGGGGATGGAGAACAACGCACAACTCGCCAAAATCGTTTTTATGAATGGAACAATATTCGCATCATCGACACCCCTGGAATTGGCGCACCGGGCGGTAAAACTGACGAAGAAACTGCCCAAAGTATTATTAATGAAGCCGATTTAGTAGTTTTTGTTGTCACTAATGATAGTCAACAGGAAAGTGAATTTCAGTTTCTCAAACTATTAAAAGAGAATGCAAAACCCCTTTGTATTTTACTGAATCTCCGTAAAAACTTGAACGACTCACGACGAGGACAATATGAGTTGAAAAGACTTCTCGAAAATCCGAATCGAGTCTTTGATAATAAAGAAATGCAGGGACATTTTAATCGCATTCGGGGTTATACTGAAAAATACTATGGTAATGATTATTTTAGCATTATTCCTGTGATGCTATTAGCGGCGCAGCTTTCTTATGAAGATAAACATGAACACCAGAAAGAGGAACTTTGGGAAGCGAGTCGAATTGAGAATTTTTTAGAGCAAATTCGCTTATCTATAGTTGAACAGGCAGGAATTCGCCGTTCTCAAAACTTATTAGGCAGTACAGTAAAGGTAATTGAAGAAGCGAATATTTGGACGAAGGAGCAAGCCACTTCTTACCAGACTTTAGCGGAAACAATCAAGAATAAGCAAGAAACATTACAGCAGGATATTGATAAAGCCATTGAAGAAACAGAGAAAAATTTAGAAAGTATAATTAATGAATTGTTTGCAGAAATCAGAAAGATCGTACCAGAGTTTGCTGATCAACATTGGAATGATTCAGCAGATGAGCTAGAAAAAGCATGGAAAGTAAAACTTAATTATCTAAATTTTGAAAAAAAGCTCAATGATAGTCTTGAAGAAGAAAGTAATCACTTTACTAATAAAGTCCAGCAATTACTAGAAGAATTAGGAAAAGATTTACAGTTTACTGCAAAGTCAGGAGGAATTAAAGGTTTTAAGTTGAATGATCAAAATCCCTATCACTTGAAAGAAGCCCCAGGTTTGGCAGGTGGGTTATTTGGAATTGCTGGTGCTATTGCTTTTTTAGTGCCAGGTGGCTTTATTCCAGGTATAGTTATGGAAGTTGTTGGAGCTGTGATAGGTTTAATTGCCAAGCCTAAAGCTGAGATTAAGAAAGAAGCTATTAATAAAATTACCAAATCATTACGACAGCAGATTGATCAAAAAGAAAAAGAATTGACTAATCAAGTAACCGCAGCATTTCAGAGACATTGTAACCCAGTTAAGAGAGAAATAAATACTTATCTTGATCAACTCATAAGTGGCTTAACAACGATTTCTGAGGAATTACAGACAACTGAATATAACTTAGAAGAACAAGTTAATTTTCTCAACTGCGCTTACGGAAAACGGATTATAGATTGGAGTCAAAACCATTATGAACCTCTTACTCAAGAGGCAATTAACCATGAGATAGTTAGTGTCAACCGAGAAATTGGCAAAAGGATTACGATCAAAGCCAAAAATCAGTTGACTATCACTCGCAGCCAAGAAGAACTAGACTCGATATTACAAGAAAAAGTCATACTTCAGATAAGTGATATCCCTAAAAAAAGAGCATCTAAAAGGAGAAAACAAATGAATACTTATCATCACTACGATTCTAAATTTGAAGTGAATGAAATTAGCCAACGCTTTCACACTCACTTAAACCAATTTAAGCAAATCCTATCTTCTCAAGAAGAGGAACAATTAAAAGAAATTCAGAATCAGTTAAGTCAGGAATTAGATCACTATTACCAACATGGAATCCTGACGATTGCCTTCATTGGACAATATAGCGCAGGAAAATCTACCATTATTTCTGCTTTAACAGGAAAACGAGATATTTACATTGATGCAGATATCGCTACCGATACCACAGCACTTTATGACTGGAATGGCATCAAAATTATAGATACCCCTGGACTTTATACAGAGCGAACCGAGCATGATCAAATTACTTATGATGCCATTGAAAAAGCTGATTTATTGGTGTTCTGTTTAACCAATAATCTCTTTGATCAGATTACCGCCGATAACTTCAAAAAACTTGCGTATGATAAAGAGTATGCTGGAAAAATGATGTTAGTCGTTAATAAAATGTCTCAAGAAGCAGGGGAACAACAGGAGTTAATTGAGAATTATAAAAAAACTCTTGCCAAAACTTTAGAACCTTATCCGTTAGAGAATTTTTCGCTATCTTTTATTGATGCCAAAGATTACTGTGATGGAATTGACGAAGAAGATGATTTATTAATTGAATTAAGTGGGTTTTCTGAGTTTCTCCAATCTCTAAATCAGTTTATAGAAGAAAAACGAATTATGGCTCGTCTCGATACACCAGTACGGATTACATTATCTAAACTCAATGATGCAGAGTTAGCGGTACAACGGGATGAGAATGAAGAAGATGATTATTTAGAATTAGTCAATCGTTGTGCAAGAAGAGTCGAAGAGGAAAGAAAGCGTTTTCGCACAGAAGTTAAGACAATTGCTCTGGAACTAAACTCAAAAGTACGGAAAGAAGCAACTCCTTTAGTTGATAAAATAGGAACGATTGAGAGTCAAGAAGAAGCGAATAAATTAAGTAATCAAGCAGATGAAAATATACAACAACACTGTGACTCAGCTCAAAAATCACTTGAAAATGTAGCTAACAAGGCTCAAGTTTCTCTAAGGGACTCTCTTCAGGAACTTTTAGATGCAGAGTTTACCCAAGTTTTGATCGAACGTTTAGAAAAACAGACTAATGTATCTCCCGATGGACTCCATAGAAGTGAAGGTAGAGAAGAACAACTGAATGAGCTTCTAAAATTGGGAGAGTTTGTTAGTAATAACTTATATCAATCTGCGCAAAATTTTATTCCATTAGTGGGAAAAGATGGATTTTTATCCAGTTGGAATGTAATTGGAAGTCCTTTGCATAAAGGAGTTTATGAAGTTGGCAAATTTCTTGGTGTAAACTTTAAGCCGTTTCAGGCAGTTAACATAGCTAAAAATCTTGGGAATGCAGGTAAAGTTGCTGGTAAAGTTTTGGGGCCAGCTATGGTCATTGTGACAGCTGCAATGGAGGTTAAAAACTTTCAAGAAGAAAAACAAAAAAGTGAAGAACTTTCTGAAGATTATAAACAAATCAATAGTCAATTTACTGAGTTAGCTCAACAATTCCAAACCCAACTTGAAAGTATCGCGCAAGAGGTAGAGAAACAAATCTACGATGAAACAGCAGAAAAAATTGAACAAATGCGAGAAGCTCACAATCAGAACATTAATCAAAATCAGGAACAAGTACAACAATTAGCCAAGTTACGTCAAGAGTTTAAACAGATTCTCTCAGAAATTAGCTCATATTAG
- a CDS encoding RNA-guided endonuclease InsQ/TnpB family protein, with the protein MFVLEFKVKAKKAQYQAIDEAIRTTQFIRNKCIRYWMDNQGVNKYALNKLCKQLAEEFSWAKKLNSMARQSAAERAWSSISRFYDNCKKGIKGKKGYPQFQKNNRSVEYKTCGWKLDLNTRKHITFTDKKGIGRVKLIGTRDLHFYHPDEIKRVRLLRRADGYYCQFLINTEVKEQLEPTKRTIGLDVGLESFYTDSDGQKEPNPRFFREGEQKLKRLQRRLSKKQKGSSNRRKARQKLGKAHLRISRQRKEHGKRIARCVVKSNDFIAYENLKVSNMVKNHCLAKSISDVGWYQFRVWLEYFAQKFGKVAVAVPPQYTSQECSNCGRIVKKSLSTRTHACQCGTKLDRDENAAINILREGLRTVGRTGTAGFEPDSKLVERPASTSVVSEQLGQADSSAGNLVSSS; encoded by the coding sequence ATGTTTGTCTTAGAGTTTAAGGTCAAAGCCAAAAAAGCTCAATATCAAGCCATTGACGAAGCAATTCGGACGACACAATTCATCCGAAATAAGTGCATTCGTTACTGGATGGATAATCAAGGCGTTAATAAATACGCTCTCAACAAACTCTGTAAACAATTAGCAGAGGAGTTTTCTTGGGCGAAAAAACTAAACTCTATGGCAAGACAGTCCGCTGCTGAACGGGCTTGGTCTTCAATTAGTCGGTTCTATGACAACTGTAAAAAAGGAATTAAAGGAAAGAAAGGGTATCCTCAGTTCCAAAAAAACAACCGCAGTGTTGAATATAAAACTTGCGGTTGGAAACTTGATCTCAATACCCGAAAGCATATAACTTTCACTGACAAAAAAGGCATTGGTCGGGTTAAGTTAATTGGAACTAGAGACCTTCATTTCTACCATCCTGATGAAATTAAACGAGTACGGTTACTTCGCAGGGCTGACGGTTACTATTGTCAATTCCTGATTAATACAGAGGTAAAAGAACAACTAGAACCCACCAAGAGAACCATAGGATTAGATGTTGGTTTAGAATCTTTCTACACTGACTCTGATGGTCAGAAAGAGCCTAATCCTCGTTTCTTTAGAGAGGGGGAACAGAAGTTAAAACGGCTTCAACGCCGTCTTTCTAAGAAACAGAAAGGATCATCTAATCGCAGAAAAGCAAGACAGAAGTTAGGGAAAGCACATTTAAGAATAAGTAGGCAACGTAAAGAACATGGAAAGAGAATCGCACGTTGCGTAGTGAAGTCTAACGACTTCATCGCCTATGAAAACTTAAAGGTGTCTAACATGGTTAAAAACCACTGTCTAGCTAAGTCAATTTCAGATGTTGGTTGGTATCAGTTCCGAGTGTGGTTAGAGTATTTTGCACAAAAGTTTGGGAAGGTAGCGGTTGCTGTTCCTCCTCAATACACTTCTCAAGAATGCTCTAACTGTGGTCGAATTGTGAAAAAGTCTCTATCAACTAGAACCCATGCTTGTCAGTGTGGGACTAAATTGGATAGAGATGAAAATGCCGCGATTAACATTCTGAGAGAAGGACTCCGTACAGTCGGGCGGACTGGAACGGCTGGCTTCGAGCCAGACTCAAAGCTTGTGGAGAGACCCGCCTCTACTTCAGTTGTTTCCGAACAATTGGGGCAAGCGGACTCGTCTGCTGGAAACCTAGTTTCTAGTAGTTAG
- a CDS encoding Na/Pi symporter, producing the protein MRLITNYRNHQIMQWVIVIILLYFLLVAVRLMSLGFQLALGEEAEALFTFATNPFLGLIIGILATAMIQSSSTVISIVIGLVAGGLPVATAIPIVMGSNVGTTITNTIVSLGHVKASEEFKRAFAAATVHDCFNLCCLLLFFPLEIVFHPLEKIANILTQSLLGANQNWLFLNFNILDSLITPLITQLMKLTENLPLTVNGIVFIITGILLIFGSIFYLSKTLKSLLVGKAKEILHRAIGSGTLASILVGMGITGLIQSSSATTSLMIPLAGNGVFTLEQIYPFTLGTNIGTCLTALIVATALTGKAAFAGLEIALVQLLYNTLGVLIIYSVPILRDIPLQGARFLSETAVKYKWAALGYIVFIFLVLPAICLGITNQGFLSISFY; encoded by the coding sequence ATGAGATTAATTACCAATTATCGTAATCATCAAATTATGCAGTGGGTAATTGTTATTATCCTGCTGTACTTTCTCTTAGTGGCAGTTCGCCTGATGAGTCTCGGCTTTCAACTGGCTTTAGGAGAAGAAGCAGAAGCCTTATTTACCTTTGCTACAAATCCATTTCTAGGCTTAATAATTGGCATTTTAGCGACAGCCATGATTCAGTCATCTAGCACTGTGATTTCTATAGTGATTGGTTTAGTTGCTGGAGGGCTACCCGTTGCAACAGCAATTCCCATTGTCATGGGGTCAAATGTGGGAACAACAATTACCAATACCATTGTCAGCTTAGGTCATGTTAAAGCCTCAGAAGAATTTAAACGCGCTTTTGCGGCTGCCACAGTTCATGATTGTTTTAATCTTTGTTGTTTACTGTTATTTTTTCCTTTAGAAATTGTCTTTCATCCTTTAGAAAAAATCGCTAATATTTTAACTCAGTCTCTATTAGGGGCTAATCAAAATTGGTTATTTCTAAACTTTAATATTCTAGATTCTCTGATTACGCCTTTAATCACTCAATTAATGAAGCTGACGGAGAATTTACCACTAACGGTTAATGGAATTGTTTTTATTATTACTGGGATATTGCTAATTTTTGGATCAATTTTTTATCTCAGCAAAACTTTAAAATCTTTGTTAGTGGGGAAAGCAAAAGAGATATTACATCGCGCCATTGGTAGCGGTACATTGGCCAGTATTTTAGTAGGAATGGGAATTACAGGGTTAATTCAATCTTCTTCTGCGACAACTAGTTTAATGATTCCACTAGCAGGGAATGGAGTTTTTACCTTAGAACAAATTTATCCTTTTACGTTAGGAACGAATATTGGCACTTGTTTAACGGCTCTAATTGTTGCCACAGCCTTAACAGGAAAAGCTGCGTTTGCTGGGCTAGAAATTGCCTTGGTTCAATTATTATATAATACTTTAGGCGTTTTGATTATTTATTCTGTGCCTATTTTACGGGATATCCCACTACAAGGAGCGCGTTTTCTCTCCGAGACAGCAGTTAAGTATAAGTGGGCAGCGTTGGGATATATCGTATTCATTTTCTTGGTATTGCCAGCAATTTGTTTGGGAATTACAAATCAAGGATTTCTAAGTATTTCGTTTTATTAA